The Microbacterium luteum genome includes a region encoding these proteins:
- a CDS encoding Gfo/Idh/MocA family oxidoreductase, translating into MTTDPDRVLRCALVGTGNVARLHAEAVAADPAARLVAVTDLSAEAARAFAEMHDVPAVHDDLEALLTSEHPDVVLICTPPAVHREQALAAFAAGAHVVVEKPPAPSLDELDDMRRAADAADRRLAVVFQQRTGTAAAHVKHLLDSGALGRPLIAQCQTLWFRDADYFAVPWRGRWSTEGGGTTLGHGIHQLDLLAFLLGDWASVEARMWRLDRETETEDASTATVRFAGGTVAQVVASTVSPRQTSSIRIDTQKATVTVDHLYGHGHENWAITPAPGFEHEAATWELPSREIPSGHAPLLHDVFTALRAGGPLPPTADAPARSLEIVIDLGGWWWMLTDEWRGLAVHRSADAVVWERQEGLLLDTVGPPESGLQIGRHAMALADGDDAAWIYFFSHPWWDGSEIADASDDLHRRSSVQRARLHVVDDVLVCVR; encoded by the coding sequence ATGACCACCGACCCCGACCGCGTTCTGCGGTGCGCCCTGGTGGGCACCGGCAACGTCGCCCGCCTGCACGCGGAGGCCGTCGCCGCCGACCCCGCCGCCCGGCTGGTGGCGGTGACCGACCTCTCCGCCGAGGCCGCCCGCGCGTTCGCGGAGATGCACGACGTTCCGGCCGTTCACGACGACCTCGAGGCCCTGCTGACGAGTGAGCATCCCGACGTCGTACTGATCTGCACGCCCCCGGCGGTGCACCGGGAGCAGGCGCTCGCGGCGTTCGCGGCCGGAGCGCACGTGGTGGTCGAGAAGCCCCCCGCACCGAGCCTCGACGAGCTCGACGACATGCGGCGCGCCGCCGACGCAGCCGATCGGCGCCTCGCGGTGGTCTTCCAGCAGCGCACCGGCACCGCCGCCGCGCACGTGAAGCACCTCCTCGACAGCGGCGCCCTCGGCCGCCCGCTGATCGCCCAGTGCCAGACGCTGTGGTTCCGCGACGCGGACTACTTCGCCGTGCCGTGGCGCGGCAGGTGGAGCACGGAGGGCGGGGGCACCACGCTCGGGCACGGCATCCATCAGCTCGACCTGCTGGCGTTCCTGCTCGGCGATTGGGCGAGCGTCGAGGCGCGGATGTGGCGGCTGGACCGCGAGACCGAGACCGAAGACGCGTCCACCGCCACGGTTCGCTTCGCCGGCGGCACCGTCGCGCAGGTCGTCGCGAGCACGGTCTCCCCGCGCCAGACCAGCTCGATCCGCATCGACACGCAGAAGGCCACCGTGACGGTCGACCACCTCTACGGCCACGGTCACGAGAACTGGGCGATCACCCCGGCGCCCGGGTTCGAGCACGAGGCGGCCACGTGGGAGCTGCCGTCGCGTGAGATCCCGAGCGGTCATGCGCCCCTGCTGCACGACGTCTTCACCGCGTTGCGCGCCGGCGGGCCGCTCCCGCCGACCGCCGATGCGCCGGCACGGTCGCTGGAGATCGTGATCGATCTCGGCGGATGGTGGTGGATGCTCACCGACGAGTGGCGCGGGCTCGCCGTGCACCGCTCGGCCGATGCGGTCGTGTGGGAGCGGCAGGAGGGGCTCCTCCTCGACACGGTCGGACCCCCGGAATCCGGCCTGCAGATCGGACGCCACGCGATGGCCCTCGCCGACGGCGACGACGCGGCGTGGATCTACTTCTTCTCCCACC